The segment AATCCAAGGGCTTCTTAATTCTGATATTCAGATGCAGTTGGATCAATGTATTGCACTACCTGCTCGTGAAAAAGAAATAGAAGCTGCTATGGAACTTTCATTGCGGTGGGCACAGCGTTGTAAAACAGTTTTTGGGAATCAACCAGAAAAAGCATTGTTTGGTATTGTTCAGGGGGGGGATAATATGAAACTGCGTGAACGTTCTGCACAAGCGTTGAAAGAGATGGATTTGAAAGGTTATGCTATTGGGGGGCTTGCCGTTGGCGAACCACAGAGTGTGATGACAGCCGTGTTGGATGTTACTTGTCCAATTTTACCAGAGGATAAACCACGCTATCTCATGGGGGTAGGAACACCTGATGATATTTTACACAGTGTTGCTCGTGGTATTGACATGTTTGATTGTGTTCTACCGACCCGTGCGGGACGCCATGGTTTAGCTTTTACGCGTTTTGGTAGAATTAATTTGCGAAATGCGCGTTATGCAGAGGATCCCCATCCCCTTGATCCACAGTCTCTTTGTCCCGCTGCATATGATTATAGTTGTGCTTATTTACATCATTTGATCAAATCTGGTGAGTCTCTTGGTGGTATGTTGTTGACTTGGAACAATCTCTTTTATTATCAGCAGCTTATGCAAGGAATTCGTGATGCTATTGAAGAAGGGTGCTATAGTGACTTTTGCGCTGAAACACGTGCTTTATGGAAGAAAGGACGTTAAAGCGTTGATTGTAATGAACAACATTTGCTTTTTTCATGTTACTTAATTCATTTTATCTTAAGAGCTTTTGCTAAAAATGAAGCCAGAAATGTCTTTTAGACATATACAATTGTAATTGATCTAAAATAAGCGTCTCGTTTGTTGGTATATGTTCTTTTTTTGACTGTAATAATCAACAGAAACTGTTACTCCGGTACGCGCTACCTGATCCGGAGAGAAACAGTTTGTTCCTGATGGTTGTTTAGATCAACAATGTTAATGAGGGGTTAGCAAATCCTTAAGGAAGTATGAAAATTGCATTTTTATAGGGTGATTTCTATTTTTTATCCTTAAACAATCAAGTTATAACAAAGGCTGTCTTCTTTAGCAGTAGGTATGAAGGTGTTTTTTTTGAATTGAAGGTTTAAAAATGCAAACATTTGATACAGTGCTAAGCTTATCTTTTCTGATCATGATATTTTCATAACGGATGTTTTATTTAAGCTATAGAATATTGTCGATTTCATGCATCTAAAGAACAAATTTTATTTGTTAAAGTGGATATTTTGATATCTCACGACAAAAGAAAACGAAAAGCGTTTTTATTGTAGAAGATGTTTTAATATTTTATTGGGTTTTATTGGAAATTTTTAGAAAGCAATATAAGAAGACTCTGCGTTTATTTCTACCATATTACAGATATTTATGATTAAAGTATCACTCTATAGAAATGAAAAAGATGAGGGATTCTGATAGAAAAGACATTCTTGCTTTAGGCATTGATTTGAGAACACGCTATTTGGCAAATTTCGCTCTTGCCGTCGGGAGCTTTGCTATCGGTACTGCGGAATTTGTTGCGATGGGGTTACAGCCAGAAATGGCACGAAGTTCATCTGTTGATATTCCTACCGCTGGTCAATATATTTCTGCTTATGCATTGGGTATTGTGATTGGAGCGCCTCTTTTAGCTGTTGTGACAGCTCAGTTATCACGTAAAATTGTGCTGATAGGACTAATGTTTTTTTATGCGCTGGCAAATATTGCCAGTGCTTTTTGTTCTGATTTTAGCGTATTAGTAGCGTTGCGGTTTATCAGTGGTTTTCCTCATGGTATCTATTTCGGTCTTGCAACTTTGGTTGCCGCTTCGATGGTAGAAATGAAAGAACGTTCCAAAGCTGTTGGGAATGTTATGCTTGGTTTAACAATTGCGACCGTTTTGGGAGCGCCGAGTGCAACTTGGATTGGTCAACTTGTTGGTTGGCAGATTGCTTTTGTCCTTGTTGGTGCTATTTCTTTATTATGTTGTTTGCTTGTTTGGAAATTTTTACCTTCGGGTTTGAAGATTGCAAAAACAAGTCCTCTACGTGAACTTGGTGCCTTAAAGCAAAAGCAAGTGTGGTTTCTCTTGATGATGGTTTCTGTTGGAGCTTCAGGATTATTTTCTGTTTTCACTTATATTAAGTCAACATTAATGCATATTTCTGGTGTTTCGCTTGATTTTGTGCCATTTATTATGCCGCTAGTTGGATTTGGTATGGTGATAGGGAATCTTTTAGGACCTAAATTAGCAGTGAAAATTGGCATTTCACCATTAATATTTTTTTCGATGCTTTGGAGTACATTTGTTTTTTTTCTTTTTTTCTTTTTATCCCATACTCCATTAACAGCTGCATTAGGATGTTTTTTTGTTGGTACTTCTTTTGCAGCT is part of the Bartonella machadoae genome and harbors:
- the tgt gene encoding tRNA guanosine(34) transglycosylase Tgt — encoded protein: MIKTFHYRKIAQDGCARRGEIITSRGSVRTPAFMPVGTAGTVKAMYMDQIRALGADIILGNTYHLMLRPGAERVARLGGLHEFSRWSGPILTDSGGFQVMSLAGIRKITEQNVIFRSYINGAYYEMSPERSIEIQGLLNSDIQMQLDQCIALPAREKEIEAAMELSLRWAQRCKTVFGNQPEKALFGIVQGGDNMKLRERSAQALKEMDLKGYAIGGLAVGEPQSVMTAVLDVTCPILPEDKPRYLMGVGTPDDILHSVARGIDMFDCVLPTRAGRHGLAFTRFGRINLRNARYAEDPHPLDPQSLCPAAYDYSCAYLHHLIKSGESLGGMLLTWNNLFYYQQLMQGIRDAIEEGCYSDFCAETRALWKKGR
- a CDS encoding MFS transporter codes for the protein MKKMRDSDRKDILALGIDLRTRYLANFALAVGSFAIGTAEFVAMGLQPEMARSSSVDIPTAGQYISAYALGIVIGAPLLAVVTAQLSRKIVLIGLMFFYALANIASAFCSDFSVLVALRFISGFPHGIYFGLATLVAASMVEMKERSKAVGNVMLGLTIATVLGAPSATWIGQLVGWQIAFVLVGAISLLCCLLVWKFLPSGLKIAKTSPLRELGALKQKQVWFLLMMVSVGASGLFSVFTYIKSTLMHISGVSLDFVPFIMPLVGFGMVIGNLLGPKLAVKIGISPLIFFSMLWSTFVFFLFFFLSHTPLTAALGCFFVGTSFAAMPSIQTKIMDITLHGQILAGALMQSAFNIANALGAESGAWVLRLGYSYEYTAIAGGILTLWGLLIFCFSCYMEKYD